From a single Candidatus Thorarchaeota archaeon genomic region:
- a CDS encoding serine hydroxymethyltransferase, with product MSNVSDHKELYDKVFGLLEQHDEWMQKTINLIASENISSPAVRSAIVSDFRDRYAEGWPGERVYAGCTYIDEVEFITMDLAKKLFRAEFADVRPVSGVVANLIMYTAFMKPTDRMMALSIAHGGHISHARGNLGGTAGAVRGHKVQNYVFDEETFNIDIDASIKKIRSLFDDGKEVKFLLFGGSVFLFPHPVKEFREIADEYGMHIGYDSAHVSGLIAANKFQDPLREGAEVMTASTHKTMPGPQHGIVLSKEEFAPAIKKAAFPGLLSNHHLHNVAGLAVALAEMIEFGEDYTEQILKNARALGQALHERGWHVIAADKGFTRSHQILVDVSESPMKDGRRVEEELEKANIIINRNLLPWDKKRGRNYLAPGGIRLGVSEMTRLGMNESEMDTIAEFMTRVVMKEEDVKKVAADVAEFRKDYQHVHYAYDTETPAYKHLRFL from the coding sequence GTGTCAAATGTGAGCGACCATAAAGAATTGTATGATAAAGTGTTTGGGCTTCTTGAGCAACATGATGAATGGATGCAAAAGACGATCAATCTCATTGCATCTGAGAACATCTCATCTCCCGCCGTCCGATCTGCCATTGTCTCTGATTTTCGTGATCGGTATGCAGAAGGCTGGCCTGGTGAACGTGTCTATGCAGGGTGCACGTACATTGATGAGGTAGAGTTCATCACCATGGACCTTGCGAAGAAGCTCTTCAGGGCTGAGTTTGCAGATGTACGACCTGTATCGGGTGTTGTTGCCAACTTGATCATGTACACTGCTTTCATGAAACCCACTGATCGAATGATGGCACTGTCCATTGCTCATGGTGGTCATATCTCTCACGCACGAGGGAATCTTGGAGGGACCGCAGGAGCAGTCCGAGGTCACAAGGTTCAGAACTACGTGTTTGATGAGGAGACCTTCAACATCGATATTGATGCAAGTATCAAGAAGATTCGTTCTCTGTTCGATGATGGGAAAGAAGTAAAGTTTCTGCTCTTCGGTGGCAGTGTATTTCTATTCCCCCATCCGGTAAAAGAGTTCCGTGAGATCGCCGACGAATACGGAATGCATATTGGCTATGATTCAGCCCATGTTTCAGGACTCATTGCTGCTAACAAGTTTCAGGATCCTTTGAGAGAGGGCGCAGAGGTCATGACTGCAAGCACGCACAAGACCATGCCCGGCCCACAACATGGTATTGTCCTCTCAAAAGAGGAGTTCGCGCCTGCAATTAAGAAGGCCGCCTTCCCCGGTCTCTTGAGTAACCATCACCTTCACAATGTGGCAGGTCTGGCTGTTGCACTTGCAGAGATGATAGAGTTCGGTGAAGATTATACCGAACAGATTCTCAAGAATGCCCGAGCACTAGGCCAGGCATTGCATGAACGTGGTTGGCATGTCATTGCAGCCGATAAGGGATTCACTCGCTCGCACCAGATCCTTGTTGATGTTTCCGAGTCCCCCATGAAAGATGGGCGCAGAGTTGAAGAAGAGCTCGAAAAAGCCAACATTATCATCAACAGGAATCTGCTTCCTTGGGACAAGAAGAGAGGTCGTAATTATCTTGCACCTGGTGGGATTCGCCTTGGTGTTAGTGAGATGACCCGTCTTGGAATGAACGAGTCTGAGATGGATACAATTGCTGAGTTCATGACCAGGGTTGTCATGAAAGAGGAAGATGTGAAAAAGGTCGCTGCGGATGTTGCTGAATTCCGGAAGGACTATCAGCATGTTCACTACGCCTATGACACTGAGACCCCCGCTTACAAGCATCTCAGATTTCTATGA
- a CDS encoding nucleotide pyrophosphohydrolase, whose amino-acid sequence MEIKDAQDMMRRIYFERDKARGIDRTILRTFQELAELSDAIMSKASRTELVGEAADVFAWLCSLANLLDIDLGSALLSKYNNVCSRCGKSPCVCVDEP is encoded by the coding sequence ATGGAGATCAAAGACGCTCAGGATATGATGAGGCGAATCTACTTTGAGCGTGATAAGGCGCGTGGGATTGACCGCACGATCCTTCGTACCTTTCAAGAGCTGGCCGAGCTGAGCGATGCTATCATGTCTAAGGCCTCTCGGACCGAACTTGTCGGTGAGGCTGCTGATGTCTTTGCGTGGCTCTGTTCACTTGCCAATTTGCTTGACATTGACCTTGGTTCTGCTCTACTGTCTAAATACAACAATGTCTGTTCTCGATGTGGAAAGTCCCCCTGTGTCTGTGTTGATGAACCGTAG
- a CDS encoding class I SAM-dependent methyltransferase family protein: protein MSFTRPYVCIPIPLGEKVRKRLLAAGLLDVDFKIRNENGLLFLPLSHEVAAEELQALLEIEVETGLCEFAPIHSGPRTLAEALDGILAPEQIELIPRAYDLIGDIAVLEIPEELDSFKSEIGRAFHQVHPNFATVLAKRGAITGLIRTREYDVLSGEPKTHTIHTEYGCRIVVDLARAYFSPRLLEEHHRIATQVKDNETVLDMFTGVGPFALHIARIKPAHVIAVDINPDAIALLRKSMALNQLVGTIEPVVGDAMEYVQENLHYNVDRVIMNHPSGAANFVSAACRAVKSGGVIHYYDFIGGEDPERTIREKIEGLVSRSGREIRDVPAIRRVRDSAPYEYQMVIDIIIE, encoded by the coding sequence ATGTCATTCACGAGACCCTATGTATGTATCCCAATTCCGCTTGGCGAAAAGGTTCGAAAACGGCTTCTTGCAGCAGGACTGCTTGATGTGGATTTCAAGATTCGAAATGAGAATGGATTACTCTTTCTCCCTCTTAGTCATGAGGTCGCCGCTGAGGAATTACAAGCACTTCTTGAAATCGAGGTGGAAACTGGTCTTTGTGAGTTTGCTCCTATTCATTCAGGTCCTAGGACTTTAGCTGAAGCATTAGATGGTATTCTTGCTCCCGAACAAATCGAACTTATTCCACGAGCCTATGATCTGATTGGTGACATTGCAGTATTGGAAATCCCCGAGGAACTTGACTCATTCAAATCTGAGATTGGTCGTGCATTTCATCAAGTCCATCCTAACTTCGCAACCGTTCTAGCAAAGCGTGGGGCCATTACAGGTCTGATACGCACACGCGAGTATGATGTTCTCTCAGGGGAGCCCAAGACTCATACGATCCATACAGAATATGGTTGTCGGATAGTCGTTGATTTGGCCCGCGCATACTTTAGTCCTCGGTTACTAGAGGAACATCACCGTATTGCAACACAGGTCAAAGACAATGAGACCGTCCTAGATATGTTCACAGGAGTTGGTCCGTTTGCTCTACATATTGCGCGTATTAAACCCGCTCATGTGATTGCAGTCGATATCAACCCTGACGCTATTGCTCTACTACGTAAGAGTATGGCCCTCAACCAGCTCGTTGGGACCATCGAACCTGTAGTCGGGGATGCAATGGAATATGTTCAAGAAAATCTCCACTACAATGTAGACCGTGTGATCATGAACCACCCTTCTGGAGCGGCTAATTTTGTTTCAGCAGCATGTCGCGCAGTAAAATCGGGCGGTGTGATACACTATTACGATTTTATTGGGGGGGAAGACCCCGAACGGACCATTCGTGAAAAAATAGAGGGCCTTGTTTCCAGGTCGGGTCGAGAGATACGGGATGTTCCTGCTATACGGCGAGTGCGTGATAGTGCCCCGTACGAATATCAGATGGTCATTGACATCATTATTGAGTAA
- a CDS encoding DUF371 domain-containing protein codes for MEQIEFQARGHRNIRGTHKTTIEITRETSLTPQGDCIIGVGATLALRDIPRTITTIASEPSTIIRLELDVNGLKETIEGQGGKGLVYTNPICMVARKSSYVCGRTLMINADRAAIDLDREFIETLRDPNIIIQCKIIFTQ; via the coding sequence ATGGAACAAATAGAATTCCAAGCCAGAGGCCATAGGAATATTCGGGGGACTCATAAGACAACAATTGAGATCACACGAGAAACCTCACTAACACCACAAGGCGACTGCATCATAGGAGTTGGAGCCACACTTGCACTAAGGGATATACCTAGAACAATCACAACTATTGCAAGCGAACCCAGCACAATCATTAGACTCGAGCTTGATGTCAACGGACTGAAAGAAACTATAGAAGGGCAAGGTGGTAAGGGACTAGTTTATACCAATCCAATTTGCATGGTAGCACGCAAAAGTAGCTATGTATGTGGGAGAACTCTGATGATCAATGCGGATCGAGCGGCAATTGATCTCGATAGAGAATTTATCGAGACTCTAAGAGACCCAAATATCATCATTCAGTGTAAGATCATATTTACTCAATAA
- a CDS encoding protein-L-isoaspartate(D-aspartate) O-methyltransferase, which produces MNDHALDEEKERLIHHLKSMGYIRSSSVERAFRMVPREEFVRPDLRRSAYRDTPLPILNGQTISAPHMCAIMCEQLKLAEGHRILEVGAGSGYHAALCAEIIAPTGSQAPGHVYTLEIVESLVDFARSNLERAGYLDRVTLLHGDGGLGLPAESPFDRILVTAAAPKTPPPLIEQLTPGGIMLIPEGFPGFYQELMILEKDLDSNIHRHRWGGVAFVPLTGKFGDYL; this is translated from the coding sequence ATGAACGACCACGCACTTGACGAAGAAAAGGAACGGCTGATCCACCATCTCAAAAGCATGGGATATATTCGGAGTTCTTCTGTAGAACGTGCGTTTCGGATGGTTCCACGTGAAGAGTTTGTGCGCCCTGATCTTCGGCGTTCCGCATATCGTGATACACCCCTTCCGATATTGAATGGGCAGACGATTTCAGCCCCTCACATGTGTGCAATCATGTGTGAACAGCTGAAATTGGCTGAAGGTCATCGTATTCTTGAGGTGGGTGCTGGTTCTGGTTATCACGCAGCATTATGTGCGGAAATCATTGCGCCTACAGGTTCTCAGGCACCTGGTCATGTCTATACACTTGAGATTGTTGAATCGCTCGTCGATTTTGCTCGAAGCAACCTTGAGCGCGCAGGATATCTTGATCGTGTCACATTGCTTCATGGTGATGGTGGACTCGGCCTACCTGCAGAGTCGCCCTTTGATAGAATCCTTGTGACTGCGGCAGCGCCAAAGACTCCACCACCATTAATTGAACAGCTTACACCGGGTGGTATCATGCTTATCCCTGAGGGGTTTCCGGGTTTCTATCAAGAACTCATGATTCTTGAGAAAGATTTGGACTCAAATATACATCGCCATCGTTGGGGTGGTGTTGCCTTTGTACCACTGACTGGCAAGTTTGGAGACTATCTTTGA
- a CDS encoding CTP-dependent riboflavin kinase, whose protein sequence is MMVSPEMWFTLFAIARKGALHRSKIMTTRELGEILGVSQQTASRRISDCVNSGYISRIHAANGMILRLTELGRKELKSVYDDLETAFTLHTEDLVIIEGIVTTGIGEGAYYVDIYAERFEEALGFKPYPGTLNVKVIDDESRKAVNAMRRSPPLVVTGFQFEGRTFGDVTCYRVKVNDQVDAAVVVAQRTHHTPDILEIIAPVNLREDYGLSDGSEVTLTVIPLHRA, encoded by the coding sequence ATGATGGTTTCACCTGAGATGTGGTTCACATTATTTGCAATAGCAAGAAAAGGAGCCCTTCATAGAAGTAAGATAATGACCACTCGTGAGCTGGGAGAGATCTTAGGGGTCAGTCAACAAACCGCTTCCAGAAGAATTTCCGATTGTGTAAACTCTGGTTATATAAGCAGGATTCACGCGGCCAATGGAATGATCCTGCGCCTCACAGAACTTGGTCGAAAAGAACTCAAAAGTGTATACGATGATCTTGAGACAGCATTCACCTTGCATACTGAAGATTTGGTAATCATCGAGGGAATTGTGACAACAGGAATTGGTGAGGGGGCATATTATGTGGATATCTACGCCGAGAGATTCGAAGAGGCTCTGGGCTTCAAACCATATCCCGGAACTCTAAATGTAAAGGTCATTGATGACGAGTCCCGAAAGGCCGTTAATGCAATGCGTAGAAGCCCACCACTGGTAGTCACAGGATTTCAATTTGAGGGGAGAACCTTTGGGGATGTCACCTGTTACAGAGTTAAAGTAAATGATCAGGTCGATGCCGCCGTAGTTGTAGCTCAGAGAACTCATCACACACCAGACATTCTTGAGATAATTGCCCCGGTCAATCTACGTGAAGACTATGGTCTGTCAGATGGCTCTGAAGTGACCTTGACTGTAATTCCACTTCATCGCGCATAA
- a CDS encoding haloacid dehalogenase, producing the protein MGLGEILEEVRKEIETDDAIREAVLPRAREAVRKCGSSIKESHRGNFERAEQLLKEAHSIISEAITQLEGSDYLSKSRVFDTAYQELAEAANVLSLLRDGKFTEPQIYAIPSRSYLTGLADTIGELRRAILNRIRSDDLDSAENLLTYMEDIFDELHGFDFPNALIPDLRRKCDVGRGLIERTRGDLTMALHQTKLAKQLQRFDERLTE; encoded by the coding sequence ATGGGACTGGGTGAAATATTAGAAGAAGTACGTAAAGAGATAGAAACAGATGATGCGATCAGAGAGGCTGTTCTTCCAAGGGCCCGAGAGGCTGTAAGGAAATGCGGATCCTCTATCAAGGAGTCTCATCGAGGGAATTTCGAACGTGCGGAACAATTACTAAAAGAGGCACATTCGATTATCAGTGAGGCAATTACTCAACTTGAAGGAAGCGACTATCTTTCTAAATCAAGGGTCTTTGATACTGCGTATCAGGAACTTGCAGAGGCTGCAAACGTTCTCTCATTGCTTCGCGATGGCAAATTTACTGAGCCTCAAATCTATGCAATTCCTTCACGGTCATATCTGACAGGATTGGCGGATACAATTGGGGAATTGCGACGGGCGATTCTGAATCGTATTCGTTCTGACGATCTTGATAGTGCTGAAAATTTGCTCACGTACATGGAAGATATCTTTGATGAACTACATGGTTTTGACTTTCCTAATGCATTAATCCCAGACCTGCGTAGGAAGTGTGATGTTGGCAGAGGATTAATTGAGAGGACAAGAGGGGATCTGACAATGGCACTACACCAGACAAAGCTTGCTAAACAACTTCAACGATTCGATGAGAGACTGACGGAGTGA
- the twy1 gene encoding 4-demethylwyosine synthase TYW1 translates to MTRTMPIKLRSKLERQGYHLLGERGAFKACQWQHKSLLEGKVCYKQRFYGIESHRCLQMTPVVDKCTQQCRFCWRVTPADIGIRWDQLTVTREEVMEPADLLDATLMANLRSLGGYNPQIRPEVSKQKYDEARDPKHVAISLAGEPTLYPMLSEFIEEIHSRGMTSFLVTNGTQPQVLKDLTPPTQLYITLAAPTEDIYRRLCHPMRKGQWQQLMQSEELLRSLSCRTANRLTMVQGYNMHHAREYAKIILTGEPDFIEVKGYMHIGSSRRRLSQENAPSHREVRGFAEKIAALTGYYIKDEQIESRVVLLSRSKHVEMIK, encoded by the coding sequence TTGACACGCACAATGCCGATTAAACTCAGAAGCAAGCTCGAGCGACAGGGCTATCATTTGTTAGGGGAGAGAGGCGCATTCAAGGCATGCCAATGGCAACACAAGAGCTTGCTTGAGGGCAAAGTATGCTACAAACAACGGTTCTATGGCATAGAGTCACATCGATGCCTCCAGATGACCCCTGTAGTCGATAAGTGTACGCAGCAATGTAGATTTTGCTGGCGTGTCACTCCGGCAGACATTGGGATTAGATGGGACCAGCTAACTGTCACCAGAGAGGAGGTCATGGAACCAGCAGATCTACTTGATGCAACATTAATGGCCAATCTAAGGTCGCTTGGGGGATACAATCCACAGATACGACCAGAGGTATCAAAACAAAAGTATGATGAGGCCCGTGATCCAAAACATGTAGCAATATCACTGGCAGGTGAACCAACCCTCTACCCCATGCTAAGTGAGTTCATCGAGGAAATACACAGCAGAGGGATGACATCATTTCTTGTGACGAATGGCACCCAACCACAGGTCTTGAAAGATTTGACACCACCAACACAGTTGTACATAACACTTGCAGCTCCAACAGAGGACATCTATCGAAGACTTTGTCATCCTATGCGAAAGGGGCAATGGCAACAGCTCATGCAATCGGAGGAATTGCTCAGGTCACTGTCATGTAGAACCGCAAACCGCCTCACAATGGTTCAGGGATATAATATGCATCATGCACGGGAATATGCCAAGATCATTCTCACAGGTGAACCCGATTTTATTGAGGTAAAAGGGTATATGCATATAGGCTCCTCAAGAAGGCGTCTTAGTCAAGAGAATGCACCGTCTCATAGAGAGGTAAGAGGATTCGCTGAAAAAATAGCAGCACTCACAGGCTACTATATTAAAGACGAACAGATTGAGAGCCGAGTAGTATTATTGTCGCGAAGCAAACATGTAGAGATGATAAAATAA
- a CDS encoding TIGR04013 family B12-binding domain/radical SAM domain-containing protein, producing MREVEVRTLLFRFHQQSRYSIAALTGAIEIDQRLEELEIHAPLELSDTLIADSLEKGDVIIAHSVMSTQLKRVIDECKHIRDIFGKRVLLVAGGPHASARPRELLKIGFDYVVIGEGERTFPELLYRLMNGKDPSGIDGLVTETTTNIPSPSERERIILDEFPPFALKHNLLGPIEVTRGCPFRCKFCSTPFLSGGIVRHRSIENIVHWLNRAVNERGFKRTWFLSPNALSYGGRGGRAEPERLEKLLQRTTAIEGLEEVFFGAFPSEVRPEFVSNNILRMMREYVANHTLQIGIQSGSDRVLEISNRHHSVEDGLNAANIALANGFTPHVDMIFGLPGETIADRQASLKLCYQLIDMGAKIHAHVFMPLPGSVFENEKPGILDQETRRQLGDLARRHLLTGSWSHQELLGKELASKEDMSKR from the coding sequence GTGCGTGAAGTGGAAGTCAGAACATTACTCTTCAGATTCCACCAGCAGTCTCGATACAGCATAGCGGCTCTCACAGGTGCAATCGAAATAGATCAAAGGCTCGAGGAATTAGAAATCCATGCCCCTCTTGAACTCTCTGATACATTAATTGCAGACTCACTTGAGAAGGGAGATGTAATAATTGCACACTCGGTGATGAGTACTCAGCTTAAACGAGTTATAGATGAGTGCAAACATATTCGAGATATCTTTGGAAAGAGAGTTCTTCTCGTAGCTGGTGGGCCACACGCAAGTGCAAGACCAAGAGAACTTCTGAAAATAGGATTTGACTATGTAGTAATTGGTGAGGGAGAGAGAACATTCCCCGAGCTGCTCTACCGTCTTATGAATGGAAAAGACCCATCAGGAATAGACGGGCTGGTCACCGAAACAACGACCAACATTCCCAGTCCAAGTGAGAGAGAGAGGATTATTCTTGACGAATTCCCACCTTTTGCACTGAAACACAACCTTCTAGGACCTATAGAGGTCACAAGAGGCTGCCCATTTAGATGCAAATTTTGCAGTACGCCATTTCTCTCAGGAGGAATAGTACGCCATCGATCTATAGAGAACATCGTGCATTGGTTAAACCGTGCGGTGAACGAGAGAGGCTTCAAACGTACATGGTTTCTCTCACCAAATGCTCTGAGTTATGGTGGGAGGGGTGGAAGAGCAGAACCTGAGAGACTGGAAAAATTACTTCAGAGAACGACAGCAATAGAGGGCCTTGAAGAAGTATTTTTTGGGGCATTTCCGTCAGAGGTCAGACCCGAGTTTGTCAGTAACAATATACTTCGTATGATGAGAGAATACGTTGCAAATCACACACTTCAGATTGGAATTCAATCTGGGAGCGACCGAGTTTTAGAGATCAGTAACCGGCATCATTCTGTTGAAGATGGCCTTAATGCTGCAAACATAGCACTTGCCAATGGATTTACACCGCATGTTGACATGATCTTTGGACTTCCCGGAGAAACAATTGCTGATAGACAGGCCAGCCTGAAGCTCTGTTATCAGCTGATAGATATGGGGGCAAAAATCCATGCGCATGTCTTCATGCCGCTTCCCGGAAGCGTTTTTGAAAATGAGAAACCAGGCATTCTTGATCAGGAAACCAGACGGCAATTAGGTGATTTAGCAAGACGCCATTTATTGACAGGATCGTGGAGTCACCAAGAACTACTTGGAAAAGAACTTGCAAGTAAAGAGGACATGTCTAAACGCTGA
- a CDS encoding proteasome subunit beta: MSFPTGATVVGIKCKDGAIVATDSLISWGTFILSEEGVKAFKLTDRIVLASAGLSSDYQMLVNRLRAQIKLYELHEKKPISVKTLSKMVANTLYAQRMAPLYVQTVIVGVDEQGSGLYTLDMGGSLIPDNYTATGTGVQTAYGVLEREYKEGLTVAAAEKIAIAAVQAGIARDAQSGGKIHLMIVTADGVTEKTIN; this comes from the coding sequence ATGTCATTTCCTACAGGAGCAACAGTTGTCGGAATCAAATGTAAAGATGGAGCAATAGTCGCTACAGACTCACTCATCAGTTGGGGAACATTCATTCTCAGCGAAGAAGGAGTAAAGGCCTTCAAACTCACGGATCGAATTGTTCTTGCCTCCGCAGGATTGTCGTCGGACTATCAGATGCTTGTCAATAGACTCCGAGCACAGATCAAATTGTATGAACTTCATGAAAAGAAACCGATCAGTGTAAAGACGCTCTCAAAGATGGTTGCTAATACATTGTATGCTCAAAGAATGGCACCACTCTACGTTCAGACTGTGATTGTGGGCGTAGATGAACAGGGGTCAGGCCTATACACACTTGATATGGGAGGATCATTGATTCCAGACAATTATACTGCGACAGGAACCGGAGTTCAGACTGCTTATGGTGTATTAGAGAGAGAGTACAAAGAGGGTCTCACTGTTGCTGCAGCTGAAAAGATTGCGATAGCAGCAGTACAGGCAGGAATCGCCAGAGATGCACAGTCCGGTGGAAAGATCCACCTTATGATCGTCACAGCTGATGGTGTCACCGAAAAGACGATCAATTAG
- a CDS encoding 50S ribosome-binding GTPase encodes MRWLNPFANLPTIMRAEEIIEYAHSRSKRLSMKSSRMIPKLERVRIREIARLQEFTRQVKIKIKEAVEEFPSLDHVHPFYFELTRLLIGIDKLKQALGAVYNCIGPIDSITNNHIEAMKLSEDYRQIKRSRSAAKGRIASLLRATAKNFDTIIEAKMTLSKLPGISPNTPTIVCAGFPNVGKSTFVRAVSTAEPEIAYYPFTTKNVIVGHLFVGDKRVQVVDTPGILDRPMSERNDIERAAIAALKYLAHVIIFMFDPSEACGWSMDEQINLYHEVQRMFPLNPLFPVFNKVDITPPERLDEARVKVPDAVEVIALDGKGVENLIHLALDEIDFDDSEEGEEPVASVSSDTP; translated from the coding sequence ATGCGCTGGCTCAATCCATTTGCAAATCTACCGACAATAATGCGGGCAGAGGAAATTATTGAATATGCCCACTCACGTTCGAAACGGTTGAGCATGAAGAGCTCGCGCATGATCCCTAAACTTGAGCGGGTCCGTATTCGAGAGATTGCACGGCTACAAGAATTTACTCGCCAAGTCAAGATTAAGATTAAAGAGGCAGTGGAGGAATTTCCATCTCTTGATCATGTTCATCCGTTCTACTTTGAACTTACTCGGCTCCTTATTGGTATCGACAAGCTGAAGCAGGCATTGGGTGCAGTCTATAATTGTATCGGGCCAATTGACAGTATCACGAATAATCACATTGAGGCAATGAAACTATCTGAAGACTACCGCCAGATCAAGCGGTCTCGAAGTGCAGCCAAGGGCCGTATTGCATCACTCTTACGCGCGACGGCCAAGAACTTTGATACAATTATAGAGGCCAAGATGACTCTCTCCAAATTGCCTGGAATTAGCCCTAATACCCCCACAATTGTCTGCGCTGGTTTTCCAAATGTTGGGAAATCCACCTTTGTGCGAGCGGTTTCCACCGCCGAACCGGAGATTGCATATTATCCATTTACAACCAAGAATGTGATTGTGGGTCACCTCTTTGTGGGCGACAAACGTGTTCAGGTAGTAGATACGCCTGGTATTCTTGATCGCCCGATGAGTGAGCGTAATGATATCGAACGCGCAGCCATTGCAGCTCTCAAGTATCTTGCTCATGTTATTATCTTCATGTTTGACCCCTCTGAGGCCTGTGGTTGGAGTATGGATGAGCAGATCAATCTGTATCATGAAGTTCAGCGGATGTTCCCGCTTAATCCGCTCTTTCCAGTCTTCAACAAAGTGGATATCACGCCACCAGAACGGCTGGATGAGGCCCGTGTGAAAGTTCCCGATGCAGTAGAGGTCATTGCATTAGACGGAAAGGGTGTTGAGAATCTGATCCACTTGGCTCTGGATGAGATCGACTTTGATGACTCCGAAGAAGGCGAAGAACCGGTGGCCTCTGTTTCATCGGATACTCCCTGA
- a CDS encoding RNA 3'-terminal phosphate cyclase: MIEIDGSYGEGGGQILRTAVSLSAFTLKTVRIYNIRSGRPKPGLKRQHIAGIELTGHLVNAEISGLHEGSTEVIFQPRERRGGLFKYDIRTAGAISLVLQAVLPAAILAPDKITLQIKGGTDVSWSPPIDYMREVFIPAITRLGAQVTIKQLRRGHYPRGGGEVTCEVNPVDRITPFKENTFGEIEYVRGISHCVRLPAHVAERQAKAAESTLRARGFEPIKIEVEHYPKENDPHRGPGSGIVLWAESDRGNRIGADALGTRGKSAESVGKEAANNLSQQIKTGMPVDAHLADMLVPYLALAPGESKIGVTEITSHLETNIWVTERFLRIKTRLTRNNDGSGTLVISNQASGSIR; the protein is encoded by the coding sequence ATGATTGAGATTGATGGCTCATATGGAGAAGGCGGCGGCCAGATTTTACGCACAGCGGTATCGTTGTCAGCATTTACTCTTAAAACAGTCAGAATCTATAATATTCGATCAGGCCGCCCGAAACCGGGCCTCAAACGGCAACATATAGCGGGAATCGAACTTACCGGACATCTTGTCAATGCGGAAATATCCGGCCTTCACGAAGGAAGCACCGAGGTCATATTTCAGCCACGTGAACGAAGGGGTGGACTATTCAAATACGACATAAGAACAGCCGGGGCCATCTCGTTAGTGCTTCAAGCGGTCCTTCCTGCGGCAATTTTGGCCCCTGATAAGATCACTCTTCAAATTAAGGGAGGGACTGATGTGTCATGGAGCCCGCCAATCGATTATATGAGAGAGGTGTTTATCCCGGCAATCACTCGCCTAGGAGCACAGGTGACGATCAAACAACTTAGACGAGGGCATTATCCAAGAGGCGGAGGGGAAGTCACCTGTGAAGTGAATCCTGTAGACAGGATAACGCCATTCAAAGAGAATACCTTTGGAGAGATAGAATATGTAAGGGGCATCTCTCATTGCGTAAGACTTCCCGCACATGTTGCAGAACGACAGGCCAAAGCAGCTGAGAGCACTCTTAGAGCAAGAGGGTTTGAGCCGATCAAAATTGAAGTTGAGCATTATCCCAAAGAGAATGATCCTCACCGTGGACCTGGAAGTGGTATTGTCCTGTGGGCCGAATCAGATAGAGGAAATCGGATAGGCGCGGATGCTCTTGGTACGCGAGGAAAGAGTGCAGAATCAGTTGGGAAAGAGGCGGCAAACAATCTATCACAACAGATTAAGACAGGTATGCCAGTGGACGCACATCTAGCAGACATGCTAGTACCATATTTGGCACTGGCACCAGGAGAGAGCAAAATTGGTGTGACCGAGATAACATCGCATCTTGAAACTAATATTTGGGTCACCGAGAGGTTCTTGAGAATAAAGACACGCCTTACAAGGAACAATGATGGCTCAGGCACTCTTGTCATTAGTAATCAGGCATCAGGGAGTATCCGATGA